The following coding sequences lie in one Silene latifolia isolate original U9 population chromosome 5, ASM4854445v1, whole genome shotgun sequence genomic window:
- the LOC141655443 gene encoding uncharacterized protein LOC141655443 → MKRELQPAYNQNIWTIAPDNEYTLKKGYLWLRPRRQEVNWHHIVWTKWSIPKHNFISWLYYQQGFNTKDKLHRLGISLESSCCICAQEEESTHHLFFKCEYSRRVIQKIQEWTGVQMSADNTQNWWQHMRFTRLKNGILNNILNATMYYIWKQRNESSQVAESELEILFVKTCIWFFEL, encoded by the exons ATGAAGAGGGAGCTACAACCAGCATACAACCAGAATATATGGACCATTGCACCAGACAATGAATATACTCTTAAAAAGGGCTATCTCTGGTTAAGACCTCGCAGGCAGGAAGTAAACTGGCATCACATTGTTTGGACCAAATGGTCTATCCCTAAACACAATTTTATTTCTTGGCTATACTATCAACAAGGCTTTAATACCAAGGACAAACTTCATAGGCTTGGTATAAGCCTGGAAAGCAGTTGCTGTATCTGTGCTCAAGAGGAAGAATCGACACATCATCTTTTCTTTAAGTGTGAATACAGCAGGAGAGTAATACAGAAGATACAGGAATGGACTGGAGTGCAAATGTCTGCTGATAATACTCAAAACTGGTGGCAGCATATGAGATTCACCAGACTGAAGAATGGGATACTAAACAACATTCTAAATGCTACCATGTACTACATCTGGAAGCAAAGGAATGAGAGCAG TCAGGTGGCTGAGTCTGAGCTAGAAATTCTCTTTGTAAAAACTTGTATATGGTTTTTTGAGCTTTAA